One window of Flavobacteriales bacterium genomic DNA carries:
- a CDS encoding MBL fold metallo-hydrolase, with protein MEIKQFEDKNLAHYSYAIINNGKVALIDPSRNPQPYYEFAKQHNATITTIIETHPHADFVSSHLEIHKTTGATIYASKLLGAEYPHKSFDEDDHITLGGITLSALNTPGHSPDSISIVALDENGIQTAVFTGDTLFIGDCGRPDLRENAGAITEARQTLAKQMYHSLRTKLMTLPDEVLVYPAHGAGSLCGKGLSVQNSSTIGAEKISNWSLQEMSEDDFVSRLLADQPFIPKYFPFDVGVNKKGAENFSEAIANVEIRESVNCEGCTNTLNPSVTIIDTRPQSQFKKAHIKNAINLMNDVKFETWLGSIINPGEKFYLVAKNETELKKLIERTAKIGYEHQILQAFTVHHGNTRMDVFNSEELKNNSRAFTIVDIRNKSEVNTGKIFPDALHIPLYELRERSNEIPLDKPIVVHCAGGYRSAAGASIIQSTTGGTIPVYDLSEAVTTFQK; from the coding sequence ATGGAAATCAAACAATTTGAAGACAAGAATTTAGCGCACTATTCATATGCCATTATAAACAATGGTAAAGTAGCATTAATAGACCCTTCAAGAAATCCCCAACCCTACTACGAATTCGCCAAACAACATAACGCCACCATAACGACCATCATTGAGACACATCCACATGCGGATTTTGTAAGCAGTCATTTGGAAATTCACAAAACAACGGGGGCGACGATATATGCGAGCAAACTTTTAGGCGCTGAATATCCTCACAAAAGTTTTGATGAAGACGATCATATCACACTGGGGGGCATCACCCTATCCGCATTGAACACACCTGGTCATTCACCTGATAGCATAAGCATAGTTGCTCTGGATGAGAACGGCATACAAACAGCGGTTTTCACGGGTGATACATTATTTATCGGAGACTGCGGCAGACCTGATCTCAGGGAAAACGCAGGAGCTATCACAGAAGCACGCCAGACACTTGCCAAACAGATGTACCACTCGCTTCGTACCAAATTAATGACCTTACCCGATGAGGTATTGGTTTATCCGGCACACGGCGCTGGCAGTTTATGCGGAAAAGGTTTAAGCGTGCAAAACAGCAGTACCATAGGGGCAGAGAAAATAAGCAATTGGAGTTTACAGGAAATGAGCGAAGATGATTTTGTTAGTCGGCTGCTTGCAGATCAACCCTTTATTCCCAAATACTTTCCTTTTGATGTGGGAGTCAATAAAAAAGGTGCGGAGAACTTTTCGGAGGCCATTGCAAACGTTGAGATACGTGAATCCGTTAATTGCGAAGGCTGCACCAACACGCTCAACCCTTCTGTCACCATCATTGACACCCGCCCTCAGAGCCAATTCAAGAAAGCTCATATCAAGAACGCCATCAACCTGATGAATGATGTAAAGTTTGAAACATGGCTGGGCAGTATCATAAATCCGGGAGAAAAATTTTACCTCGTTGCTAAAAATGAAACCGAGCTGAAAAAGTTAATTGAACGTACAGCTAAAATCGGCTACGAGCATCAGATACTTCAGGCATTTACGGTTCATCATGGCAATACCCGGATGGATGTGTTTAACAGTGAAGAATTGAAAAACAACAGCAGGGCCTTTACCATAGTTGACATCCGCAACAAATCGGAGGTAAATACCGGAAAAATATTCCCGGATGCATTACATATACCATTATACGAGTTAAGAGAACGTAGCAACGAAATCCCATTAGACAAGCCGATCGTTGTGCACTGTGCGGGTGGTTACCGCAGTGCAGCAGGTGCCAGCATCATTCAATCAACCACAGGCGGCACCATTCCTGTATACGACCTGAGTGAGGCCGTAACAACATTCCAGAAATGA
- a CDS encoding sulfite exporter TauE/SafE family protein, with translation MEWQQTIIIALIGIAAGLLSGIMGLGGAIIIIPALVMLLGFSQQMAQGTALLMMVMPVGALAAWQYYKEGNVDMRSALILGVTFFVSGFIGAKFANQIPQDILKKTFAVFLVLIAIKMFFFEKSLN, from the coding sequence ATGGAGTGGCAACAAACCATAATAATTGCCCTGATAGGCATTGCAGCCGGACTTCTAAGTGGCATCATGGGACTGGGTGGCGCTATTATCATTATACCAGCCTTGGTAATGCTGTTAGGCTTTTCGCAGCAAATGGCTCAGGGAACAGCCCTCCTGATGATGGTGATGCCGGTAGGAGCACTAGCGGCATGGCAGTATTATAAGGAAGGCAATGTAGATATGAGGTCCGCGCTCATCCTGGGGGTGACATTTTTTGTCAGTGGTTTTATCGGGGCGAAATTCGCCAACCAGATTCCCCAGGACATCCTAAAAAAGACGTTTGCTGTCTTTCTTGTACTGATCGCCATCAAGATGTTCTTTTTCGAGAAATCTCTGAACTGA
- a CDS encoding DUF2892 domain-containing protein: MKKNMGSSDRVIRALLAIAVIALYLTNLISGTLAIVLLVLAGRFLFTSFVSFCPLYLPFRFSTCKKQ, translated from the coding sequence ATGAAAAAAAACATGGGTTCTTCAGACAGAGTGATAAGAGCATTGCTCGCTATTGCTGTTATTGCTCTCTACCTCACCAATCTGATCTCCGGCACACTGGCTATTGTACTCCTCGTACTCGCTGGCAGATTCCTATTCACAAGCTTTGTCAGCTTCTGTCCTTTGTATTTACCGTTCAGGTTTTCCACTTGTAAAAAACAATAA
- a CDS encoding Crp/Fnr family transcriptional regulator: protein MDIIEQYKHIFEPELLHEIETKAKTVSVKAGTVILDIGQTVRVIPLLQKGTLKISRTDEEGKELLLYYVTANESCAMTFTCCMQQFPSEIRAVAEDDVEFLAIPISVMDEWMTKYPTWKSFVMKTIRMRFNELLKSIDQIAFQKLDKRLVHYLKEKSRATGSSLINLTHEQIANELATSRVVISRLLKKLENDKKLLLYHNQIKLLSDL from the coding sequence ATGGACATTATTGAACAATACAAACACATTTTTGAGCCCGAACTATTACACGAAATCGAGACAAAGGCAAAAACAGTTTCGGTAAAGGCAGGAACTGTTATTCTGGACATCGGTCAAACAGTACGGGTCATTCCGTTATTGCAAAAAGGCACACTCAAAATTTCCAGGACAGATGAAGAAGGGAAAGAGTTATTGCTATACTACGTCACCGCAAACGAGAGTTGCGCGATGACATTTACGTGCTGTATGCAACAATTCCCGAGTGAGATCAGAGCGGTAGCGGAAGATGACGTGGAATTTCTCGCCATTCCCATTTCCGTGATGGATGAATGGATGACAAAGTACCCTACGTGGAAAAGCTTTGTCATGAAAACCATTCGCATGAGGTTCAATGAACTACTGAAAAGCATTGACCAGATTGCTTTTCAGAAACTGGACAAACGATTGGTTCATTACCTCAAGGAAAAATCCAGGGCCACCGGTTCATCGCTGATCAACCTTACCCATGAACAAATCGCAAACGAATTGGCAACATCCCGGGTGGTGATTTCACGGTTACTCAAGAAGCTGGAAAACGACAAGAAGCTACTTCTCTACCATAACCAGATAAAGCTTCTGAGTGATTTGTAA
- a CDS encoding response regulator transcription factor — protein MLKILLVDDERSATDSLTWMLKECCQETNIVGVAHTVSDAILKINSLEPELVFLDIAMPDGSGFEVLKQVNTRNFEVVFCTAYGHYAIKTFKFSAFDYLLKPIDIDELTDTIGRIRQNRNLNHADRLDKLLDNIESTTPSTLTIHTTESIHFIPVSNIVRIEADGKYSTFHLDNGKKLLVSQNIGKYENMLGREFYRCHQSHLINLNKIDSFQKTDGGFIKMNNGSTVDLARRKRAEFIEIMESRGI, from the coding sequence ATGCTTAAAATACTATTGGTTGATGATGAACGATCCGCCACAGACTCGCTCACCTGGATGCTGAAAGAATGTTGCCAGGAAACGAACATTGTGGGGGTAGCCCATACCGTTTCTGATGCGATCCTGAAAATAAACTCGTTAGAACCCGAACTCGTATTCCTGGATATCGCGATGCCGGATGGTAGCGGATTCGAGGTATTAAAGCAGGTAAATACCAGGAATTTCGAAGTGGTATTCTGCACAGCATATGGCCATTATGCTATCAAGACCTTTAAATTCAGCGCCTTCGATTATCTGCTCAAACCCATAGACATAGATGAACTGACTGACACCATAGGAAGAATCAGGCAAAACAGGAATCTTAATCACGCTGACCGACTGGATAAACTTCTGGATAATATTGAAAGCACAACACCCTCGACATTAACAATACATACCACGGAAAGCATTCATTTCATTCCTGTTTCAAATATTGTTCGCATCGAGGCCGATGGCAAATACTCCACCTTCCACCTGGACAATGGAAAAAAACTGTTGGTATCACAAAACATAGGCAAATATGAGAACATGCTCGGACGGGAATTCTACCGTTGCCATCAATCCCACCTCATAAACCTGAATAAAATTGACTCATTTCAAAAGACAGATGGCGGCTTCATAAAAATGAACAATGGTTCCACTGTTGACCTGGCCCGCAGAAAACGCGCCGAGTTTATTGAAATAATGGAAAGCAGAGGCATATAA
- the mnmE gene encoding tRNA uridine-5-carboxymethylaminomethyl(34) synthesis GTPase MnmE: MLINDTIIAPLTGSAGAAVSLIRISGPEAWNIGRQLSPGISPFTERTCRLVKLKDGDEVLDEALFTAFKAPASYTGEDVLEISIHGSPYIHQRLIELALLHGARLAEAGEFTRRAFLNRKMDLSQAEAVADVIAAENAMAHKISMHQMRGGFRDELTALRDRLIEFASLIELELDFSEEDVEFANRHQLLSLLNEIHRKCCDLAGSFRQGHAIRTGIPVAIAGKPNAGKSTLLNALLKEERAIVSDIPGTTRDTIEERFTLNGVTFRLMDTAGLRETADVVERIGVERATEKIATSAVVLYVFDTSLTNKNGVKAELDAIRKDIHQDALLIPVANKTDLASEKKIPNAIHISAQHGQGMDTLLDRLAEIATTLSATEGQTVVSNIRHAQALKETAEAVERVREGLNNGLSGDLVAADIRGALHHLGSITGEITTDDLLGSIFGRFCIGK, translated from the coding sequence ATGTTGATTAACGACACCATCATTGCACCCCTTACCGGTTCGGCAGGAGCTGCCGTATCTCTCATCCGGATTTCAGGCCCGGAAGCCTGGAATATTGGGCGACAACTCTCTCCGGGCATATCTCCTTTTACAGAAAGAACATGCCGACTGGTAAAACTGAAAGATGGCGATGAGGTACTGGATGAAGCATTGTTCACAGCATTCAAAGCACCTGCCTCCTATACAGGTGAGGATGTACTGGAAATCTCGATACACGGATCCCCATACATTCACCAACGCCTGATTGAACTGGCCCTGTTACACGGTGCACGCCTGGCAGAGGCCGGGGAATTCACCCGCCGGGCGTTTTTAAATCGCAAGATGGATCTCTCCCAGGCAGAAGCGGTTGCCGATGTGATTGCCGCAGAGAATGCCATGGCACACAAAATCTCCATGCATCAGATGCGTGGAGGATTCAGGGATGAATTAACGGCACTTCGGGACCGGCTGATCGAGTTTGCCTCACTTATAGAGTTGGAGTTGGACTTCAGTGAAGAAGATGTGGAGTTTGCCAACCGCCACCAATTGTTATCCCTTTTGAATGAGATCCACCGAAAGTGTTGCGACCTGGCAGGATCATTCCGGCAAGGTCATGCCATACGTACCGGTATCCCAGTGGCCATTGCGGGAAAACCTAATGCCGGAAAATCCACGCTTCTGAATGCTTTATTAAAGGAAGAACGGGCTATTGTAAGTGACATCCCAGGCACCACCCGTGATACGATTGAAGAACGCTTTACACTCAACGGCGTCACTTTCCGATTGATGGATACCGCAGGATTACGTGAAACCGCTGATGTGGTAGAACGCATCGGTGTGGAGCGCGCCACAGAAAAGATTGCAACCAGTGCTGTGGTACTCTATGTGTTTGACACTTCTCTTACGAACAAGAATGGGGTTAAAGCAGAGCTCGATGCTATTCGTAAAGATATTCACCAGGATGCGCTGCTGATCCCGGTTGCCAATAAAACGGACCTGGCATCTGAAAAGAAGATCCCGAATGCCATTCACATTTCAGCACAGCATGGTCAGGGCATGGACACATTACTTGACCGGCTTGCAGAGATAGCCACAACGCTTTCCGCAACCGAAGGACAAACGGTGGTAAGCAACATCCGTCACGCCCAGGCACTGAAGGAAACCGCAGAAGCTGTTGAACGCGTGCGCGAAGGACTGAATAATGGCTTAAGCGGTGATCTGGTGGCAGCTGATATACGGGGGGCACTTCATCACTTGGGCAGCATTACAGGAGAGATCACCACTGATGATTTATTGGGGAGTATTTTCGGGCGGTTCTGCATCGGGAAGTAG
- a CDS encoding peptide deformylase — translation MILPIVAYGDPVLKKRAEDIEADSENLQVLIRDMWDTMYDAAGVGLAAPQVGRSVRLFMVDASPFEEDDASLADFKKIFINPQIIEESGNPWKFNEGCLSIPTIREDVERQPVVRIAYLDEEFNQQEETFEGIAARIIQHEYDHLEGVLFTDRISPLKRKLLKRKLTEISRGNVDVKYKMKFPVKR, via the coding sequence ATGATACTTCCGATAGTGGCATATGGTGATCCGGTGCTTAAGAAAAGGGCCGAGGATATTGAGGCAGACAGTGAAAACCTGCAGGTCCTGATCCGTGATATGTGGGATACCATGTATGATGCTGCAGGGGTTGGGTTGGCTGCACCTCAGGTGGGTCGGTCCGTGCGTTTGTTTATGGTGGATGCGTCGCCCTTTGAGGAGGATGATGCTTCTCTGGCCGATTTCAAAAAGATATTTATTAACCCACAAATTATTGAGGAGTCGGGCAACCCGTGGAAATTCAATGAAGGATGTTTGTCTATCCCAACCATAAGGGAAGATGTGGAACGGCAACCTGTGGTCCGGATCGCGTATCTGGATGAAGAATTTAACCAACAGGAGGAAACTTTTGAAGGCATTGCAGCCAGGATCATACAGCATGAGTATGATCATCTGGAAGGTGTACTCTTTACGGACCGTATCAGTCCTCTGAAAAGAAAATTGTTAAAGCGAAAATTGACTGAAATATCCCGCGGAAACGTGGATGTCAAATATAAAATGAAGTTTCCTGTCAAACGATAA
- a CDS encoding tetratricopeptide repeat protein: MKNQHTLLYNLYVCCFFFGMLTLGSCGGSEPGQDLLGRVERLESFVYKKDAGVFNADSARALVDAYIAYVDASPKDSLAPEYLFKAGEVATSLQMGEKAIEVYHRLYTDYPEHDKGPMGLFLEAFTYDNLLKDYDKAKVLYESFIEKYPGHSFADDAQGSLDNLGVPVEELIRKWEEQEGNSQAQGAGMPSDDAPAN; the protein is encoded by the coding sequence ATGAAAAATCAACACACCCTTCTGTATAATCTGTATGTATGCTGTTTTTTTTTCGGGATGCTGACCTTGGGGTCCTGCGGAGGAAGCGAACCAGGCCAGGATCTTCTGGGTAGGGTGGAGCGCCTTGAAAGTTTTGTGTATAAGAAGGATGCAGGAGTATTTAATGCGGATTCTGCGCGGGCATTGGTGGATGCATACATCGCTTATGTGGATGCCAGCCCTAAGGACAGTTTGGCGCCGGAGTACCTTTTTAAGGCAGGCGAAGTGGCTACTTCCCTGCAAATGGGAGAGAAAGCCATTGAAGTGTATCATCGGTTGTACACTGATTACCCTGAACATGATAAAGGTCCGATGGGGTTGTTTCTGGAGGCATTCACCTATGATAATTTGTTGAAGGATTACGACAAGGCCAAGGTGTTGTATGAGTCGTTTATTGAAAAATATCCCGGACACTCGTTTGCAGATGATGCACAGGGAAGCCTTGATAACCTGGGTGTGCCTGTTGAAGAACTGATCAGGAAATGGGAAGAGCAGGAGGGAAACAGTCAGGCTCAGGGAGCTGGCATGCCTTCAGATGATGCGCCTGCTAACTGA
- the cdaA gene encoding diadenylate cyclase CdaA has protein sequence MIPETILFITLRWLDALDILLVAFLLYLLYNLVKGTVAINIFAGILAVVLLWTIVDAAQMKLLSKILGEFIGVGVIALIVVFQQEIRRFLLFIGSRGFYRRNLLFKIFLPFVGKKESSTGLNIDPIIEACKKMSSTLTGAILVITRRSELKFYMNTGEFINADISPTMLETIFFKNNPLHDGAAIISEDKIKAARCVLPVTENTSFPVHLGMRHRAAVGVTEQSDAIAIIVSEQTGEISYAKEGEIFTQLTIDQLREHLLEDFS, from the coding sequence ATGATACCTGAAACCATACTCTTTATCACCCTGAGATGGCTGGATGCATTGGACATCCTCCTCGTAGCCTTTTTGTTGTACCTCCTTTACAACCTGGTCAAAGGCACCGTTGCCATCAACATCTTTGCGGGCATTCTTGCCGTGGTTTTGTTATGGACCATCGTAGATGCAGCCCAGATGAAATTGCTGTCGAAGATCCTGGGAGAGTTCATTGGCGTAGGTGTTATCGCCCTGATCGTTGTCTTCCAGCAAGAGATCAGACGCTTCCTCTTGTTTATCGGAAGCAGGGGATTTTACCGTCGAAACCTCCTGTTTAAAATATTTCTTCCTTTTGTCGGGAAGAAAGAAAGCAGCACCGGATTGAACATCGATCCGATCATTGAGGCCTGCAAGAAGATGTCCTCCACGTTAACAGGTGCCATTCTTGTAATCACCAGGCGTTCGGAGCTCAAGTTCTACATGAATACAGGAGAATTCATAAATGCGGATATCTCACCGACAATGCTCGAGACGATATTCTTCAAGAATAATCCTTTGCACGACGGTGCTGCCATCATTTCGGAAGATAAGATCAAAGCCGCACGATGTGTGCTACCCGTCACCGAGAACACTTCTTTTCCGGTTCACCTGGGCATGCGTCACCGCGCAGCTGTGGGGGTAACGGAACAATCAGATGCCATTGCCATTATTGTCTCTGAGCAAACGGGAGAAATCTCCTATGCAAAGGAAGGGGAAATATTTACGCAATTAACGATTGACCAGCTAAGAGAACACTTGCTGGAAGATTTCAGTTAG
- the folP gene encoding dihydropteroate synthase — protein MLSDKPLVMAILNLTNDSFHVTSRVKDTDIVERARSFLEAGASILDLGAASSRPGAEMPGEKEELDRLLPAIEAIRSALPDAVISIDTARSTVAKACVEAGADMINDIYAGRYDEHMAEVVGKLGVPYVMMHMQGTPQTMQSNPTYHNVTLEVASFFSERIDHFRRHGVADIILDPGFGFGKSPEHNFELIRNLSYFRCFELPIMTGISRKSSISKLLQTDTEGSLNGTTALHMIALEQGAKLLRVHDVKEAMQAITIYEACS, from the coding sequence ATGTTGTCTGACAAGCCTCTGGTCATGGCCATCCTGAACCTGACCAACGATTCCTTTCATGTTACCTCCCGTGTAAAAGATACCGATATAGTGGAACGGGCACGATCATTCCTTGAAGCCGGAGCCTCCATCCTTGACCTCGGAGCAGCCTCCTCCCGTCCAGGAGCAGAAATGCCAGGTGAAAAAGAAGAACTGGACCGGCTTTTACCTGCCATAGAAGCCATACGTTCTGCATTACCTGATGCTGTGATCTCCATCGACACTGCCCGGTCGACCGTAGCAAAGGCCTGTGTGGAAGCCGGAGCAGATATGATCAATGATATTTATGCGGGCCGGTATGATGAGCATATGGCGGAGGTGGTCGGCAAGCTGGGAGTACCATACGTAATGATGCACATGCAGGGCACGCCTCAGACCATGCAATCCAACCCTACATATCACAATGTAACCCTGGAAGTCGCTTCCTTCTTTTCAGAACGGATAGACCATTTCAGAAGACACGGTGTTGCAGACATCATCCTGGATCCCGGCTTCGGCTTTGGTAAAAGCCCGGAGCATAATTTTGAGCTCATAAGAAATTTGTCCTATTTTCGTTGCTTCGAATTACCTATCATGACAGGCATTTCCAGAAAATCTTCTATAAGCAAGCTGCTTCAAACCGACACAGAAGGTTCATTGAATGGCACGACCGCCTTGCACATGATCGCCCTGGAACAGGGAGCAAAGTTGTTACGCGTTCATGATGTTAAGGAGGCCATGCAGGCCATCACCATTTACGAAGCCTGTTCATGA
- a CDS encoding DUF1599 domain-containing protein, whose protein sequence is MEKTLRQYDQVTARSKDIFLKKMKDYGTAWRILRPSSITDQIFIKAQRIRSIEEKGEQKVADDVDGEYIGILNYSVIALIQLELGLGEENELAFEKAASLYEGYINQSRELMMNKNHDYGEAWRDMRISSITDLILMKILRVRQIEDNQGKTIISEGLDANYLDMINYAIFALIRLGEMQPSSVSKPSAT, encoded by the coding sequence ATGGAGAAAACCTTAAGGCAGTACGATCAGGTCACTGCCAGGAGCAAAGATATATTTCTTAAGAAGATGAAGGATTATGGGACTGCATGGCGTATCCTGCGACCTTCGTCAATCACCGACCAGATATTCATAAAAGCCCAGCGCATCAGGAGTATTGAGGAGAAAGGAGAGCAAAAGGTAGCCGATGATGTGGACGGAGAGTATATAGGCATTCTCAACTATTCCGTGATTGCCTTGATACAGCTGGAACTGGGTTTGGGCGAAGAAAATGAACTGGCATTCGAAAAAGCCGCATCTTTATATGAGGGCTATATCAATCAGTCCCGTGAATTAATGATGAACAAGAATCATGACTATGGTGAGGCATGGAGGGATATGCGGATATCATCCATCACTGATCTGATCCTGATGAAGATTCTCCGTGTCAGGCAGATTGAAGATAATCAGGGTAAAACGATCATCTCCGAAGGACTGGATGCCAATTATCTGGATATGATCAATTATGCCATCTTCGCGCTGATCCGGTTAGGTGAAATGCAGCCGTCGTCTGTTTCAAAACCCTCTGCCACATGA
- a CDS encoding DoxX family protein — MKILAYLSRLLVGSLFIVSGLIKANDPLGFSYKLEEYFMEFGMDFLIPATLVIAIFICVIEVVLGAAALFAIKIKPVSWLLLVMIVFFTFLTFASWVFDIVRDCGCFGDALKLTPYQSFMKDVVLLVFVLIIFLTRKHIQRETPKQNVISLLMATVLVAVFCLGILNNTWAFPIWFTLVMMAVLWGLNMALGEQKADRPILIVSTILSLVFTLYCLWHLPVKDFRAYAVGKNIPEGMVVPEGAAQDVYETILMYKNKNTGEVKEFTIQNYPWQDTANWAHAETINRLISEGYNPPIYDFTITSDDGDITEEVLANPGYYFVVVAYDLDYADMGCQEKLNALINAAEKENVTALGLTASSGKINDFRHEVQAMYPYYITDGKTLKTIIRSNPGLLLIKEGTILAKWHYNDIPEWPEVKKTLIKK, encoded by the coding sequence ATGAAAATTCTGGCCTACCTGAGCCGTCTTCTGGTCGGTTCACTGTTTATCGTTTCCGGTCTTATCAAAGCCAATGACCCGCTCGGTTTTTCCTATAAGCTGGAAGAGTATTTCATGGAGTTCGGTATGGATTTTCTGATACCGGCTACCCTCGTTATTGCGATATTTATTTGTGTGATTGAGGTGGTTCTGGGCGCTGCCGCGCTGTTTGCGATAAAGATAAAACCGGTGTCGTGGCTTCTTCTTGTCATGATCGTCTTCTTCACCTTCCTGACCTTTGCTTCATGGGTGTTTGATATTGTGCGTGATTGCGGCTGTTTCGGAGATGCATTAAAGCTCACGCCGTACCAGTCGTTCATGAAGGACGTTGTTTTGCTGGTTTTCGTCCTGATCATCTTTCTCACGCGAAAGCATATTCAACGGGAAACACCAAAGCAGAATGTCATCTCTCTGCTGATGGCGACTGTTCTGGTTGCCGTGTTCTGTTTGGGTATCCTGAACAATACCTGGGCATTTCCCATTTGGTTCACGTTGGTGATGATGGCCGTCTTGTGGGGTTTGAACATGGCGTTGGGTGAGCAGAAAGCGGACCGCCCGATCCTCATTGTGAGCACCATCCTTTCGCTTGTATTTACCCTTTATTGCCTGTGGCATCTTCCGGTGAAGGATTTCCGGGCGTATGCCGTTGGAAAGAATATCCCGGAAGGAATGGTCGTCCCGGAAGGAGCAGCGCAGGATGTGTATGAGACTATACTTATGTATAAAAATAAAAACACCGGTGAGGTAAAAGAATTTACGATTCAGAATTACCCTTGGCAGGATACAGCTAATTGGGCGCACGCGGAAACGATTAACAGGCTTATTTCCGAAGGCTATAATCCTCCCATCTATGATTTCACCATTACCAGTGATGATGGCGATATCACCGAAGAGGTGCTGGCCAATCCCGGTTATTACTTTGTGGTGGTGGCGTATGATCTCGATTATGCTGACATGGGCTGCCAGGAAAAATTGAATGCGCTGATCAATGCTGCCGAGAAGGAAAATGTTACGGCTTTAGGGCTGACCGCCTCTTCCGGAAAGATCAATGATTTCCGCCATGAGGTGCAGGCCATGTATCCTTATTACATCACAGACGGTAAAACGCTTAAAACGATCATTCGCTCCAACCCGGGCTTACTTCTGATAAAAGAGGGAACCATTTTGGCCAAATGGCACTATAACGACATACCGGAATGGCCGGAGGTGAAAAAGACGTTGATTAAGAAGTAG
- a CDS encoding ABC transporter permease, whose amino-acid sequence MLVLWGVVTVVFLLFNVLPGDPARMMLGQRADGASIEAINRDLGRDKPLFQQYLMYVNDLSPISFHDTDHPDNFLFLHADKYESFSELIHMGSKVIVFKTPYLRRSYQTKRRVSEVLMDALPGTTVLAVTAILFATFFGVILGIISAVRSHTLYDNMSLVLSVLGMSLPSFFSGIIIAWLFGYVWSDTTGLNMTGSLYTLDPFQGEILDLKNLILPALTLGIRPLAIITQLTRSSLLDVLSQDYIRTASAKGLSYYKVITRHALKNAMNPVMTAVSGWFASLMAGAIFVEIIFGWKGLGKEIVDSLDKYDFPVVMGCVLVVAVTFVIINMVVDILYGILDPRVRVR is encoded by the coding sequence GTGCTTGTCTTGTGGGGCGTAGTCACCGTGGTATTCCTTTTGTTTAACGTGTTGCCCGGCGATCCTGCCCGGATGATGCTGGGGCAGAGGGCTGATGGAGCGTCGATAGAAGCGATCAACCGTGACCTCGGCCGAGACAAGCCTCTATTTCAGCAGTACCTGATGTACGTTAACGATCTTTCCCCGATCTCCTTCCACGATACTGATCATCCTGACAATTTCCTTTTCCTGCATGCGGATAAATATGAATCATTTTCCGAACTGATCCATATGGGGAGCAAGGTGATTGTTTTTAAGACACCATATCTGCGAAGGTCCTATCAAACCAAGCGCAGGGTTTCAGAAGTACTGATGGATGCCCTTCCAGGCACTACTGTTCTGGCTGTTACCGCCATTCTTTTTGCCACTTTTTTCGGGGTGATCCTTGGGATTATTTCAGCAGTAAGGAGTCATACGCTTTATGATAACATGTCCCTCGTGCTTTCTGTGCTGGGCATGTCACTGCCTTCCTTTTTCTCAGGAATTATCATTGCATGGCTTTTTGGTTATGTGTGGAGTGATACAACCGGCCTGAATATGACCGGTAGTCTTTACACATTGGATCCTTTTCAAGGCGAGATACTTGATCTGAAGAATCTGATACTGCCGGCACTTACCCTGGGTATCCGGCCACTGGCTATTATCACTCAGCTCACAAGAAGTTCGTTGTTGGATGTATTATCGCAGGATTATATTCGAACGGCATCAGCCAAAGGGCTGAGTTATTATAAGGTAATCACGCGGCATGCATTAAAGAATGCAATGAATCCCGTGATGACAGCTGTTTCGGGATGGTTTGCATCCCTCATGGCAGGCGCTATCTTTGTGGAAATTATTTTTGGCTGGAAAGGTCTCGGGAAGGAGATAGTGGATTCCCTTGATAAATACGATTTTCCTGTAGTGATGGGCTGTGTTTTGGTTGTGGCAGTTACGTTTGTCATTATCAACATGGTTGTGGATATATTATACGGTATACTGGACCCTCGGGTCAGGGTACGGTAA